A region of Argentina anserina chromosome 5, drPotAnse1.1, whole genome shotgun sequence DNA encodes the following proteins:
- the LOC126794120 gene encoding probable glycerol-3-phosphate acyltransferase 3: protein MSAKLFSLESLSSSFKVLSKPKSTSSLQYKFPKAHATHFKFQKYNSLAYQVGEVMSNTILFFQFEGTLLKSSSLFPYFMLVAFEASGFLRALTLFLLYPFVCMVGGKLGLNIMVFICFFGVRKDKMRIGNSVLPKSFLEDVGSEGFDVVMKCGKKVAVSDLPKVMVEGFLKDYIGVDAVVARELKVAGGYCIGLMEEMNTKGLESNQILGDEKQSNSQTTQTIGIFCHNKFIHQQLLSQNCKDVFLVSEAEKRNWKSLPREKYPKPLIFHDGRLAFRPTPMATLAMFTWLPLGFCIYFIRFIVGMFLPHCICLPILAFTGAITTVSKQPRSSNTSANVEDQVKPRGRLYVCNHRTLLDPLYVQAATDKSLTAVTYSMSKINEIIAPMKTIKLTRDREKDRNQMDKLLSKGDLVVCPEGTTCREPYLLRFSPLFAELTDDIIPVAVDVQADMFYGSTASGFKFLDPIFHLLNPNPVYTVRILEKLQASDTCMFGGKSRFEVANLVQNEIGKALGFKCTSLTRKDKYMILAGNDGSMKESRC from the exons ATGTCTGCCAAACTATTCTCATTAgaatctctttcttcttccttcaaagTCCTTAGTAAGCCAAAGAGCACATCATCTTTGCAATACAAGTTTCCCAAAGCGCATGCAACCCACTTCAAGTTTCAGAAATACAACTCCCTTGCGTATCAAGTAGGAGAAGTGATGTCGAATACTATACTGTTTTTCCAGTTTGAGGGTACATTGTTGAAATCATCTTCACTCTTCCCTTATTTCATGCTTGTGGCCTTTGAAGCTAGTGGCTTCCTTAGAGCTCttactttgtttcttttgtacCCTTTTGTTTGTATGGTTGGTGGAAAGCTAGGTCTCAACATAATGGTGTTCATATGTTTCTTTGGTGTTAGAAAGGATAAAATGAGGATCGGGAATTCTGTGTTGCCCAAATCTTTCTTGGAAGATGTTGGGAGTGAAGGGTTTGATGTGGTGATGAAGTGTGGGAAAAAAGTTGCAGTGAGTGACTTGCCTAAAGTCATGGTTGAAGGTTTTCTGAAGGACTATATTGGGGTTGATGCTGTTGTTGCAAGAGAGCTCAAAGTGGCTGGTGGATACTGTATAGGTTTGATGGAGGAAATGAACACAAAAGGTCTGGAGTCAAATCAGATTCTTGGAGATGAAAAACAAAGCAATAGtcaaacaacacaaacaattGGTATTTTTTGCCACAACAAGTTTATCCATCAGCAACTCCTTTCTCAAAATTGCAAG GATGTCTTCTTGGTTAGTGAAGCTGAGAAGAGAAACTGGAAAAGCCTTCCAAGGGAGAAATACCCAAAACCATTGATCTTTCATGATGGAAGATTAGCTTTCAGACCAACCCCAATGGCCACCTTGGCCATGTTCACGTGGTTACCACTAGGATTCTGCATCTACTTCATCAGATTCATAGTTGGCATGTTTCTGCCTCACTGTATTTGCCTTCCAATCTTGGCCTTCACTGGCGCAATTACCACAGTTTCAAAACAACCCAGATCCTCAAACACTTCAGCTAATGTTGAAGATCAAGTAAAACCAAGAGGCAGACTTTATGTTTGCAACCACAGAACCTTGCTTGATCCACTCTATGTTCAAGCAGCTACTGATAAATCTCTCACTGCAGTCACATAcagtatgagtaaaatcaatgAGATCATTGCTCCCATGAAGACTATCAAATTAACAAGGGACAGAGAAAAAGATAGGAATCAAATGGATAAGTTGTTGAGCAAAGGAGACCTTGTAGTTTGCCCAGAAGGCACCACATGCAGAGAGCCATATTTGTTAAGGTTCAGTCCTCTATTTGCTGAGCTGACTGATGACATTATTCCTGTGGCCGTGGATGTGCAAGCTGACATGTTTTATGGCTCAACTGCTAGTGGCTTTAAATTCTTGGATCCAATCTTTCACTTGTTAAACCCAAATCCTGTTTATACAGTCAGGATTCTTGAGAAGTTACAAGCATCAGACACATGCATGTTTGGTGGAAAGTCGAGGTTTGAAGTTGCCAATCTTGTGCAAAATGAGATAGGCAAAGCTTTGGGATTCAAGTGCACGAGTCTTACAAGAAAAGACAAGTATATGATTTTGGCAGGCAATGATGGAAGCATGAAGGAATCAAGGTGTTGA
- the LOC126794117 gene encoding LOW QUALITY PROTEIN: pentatricopeptide repeat-containing protein At4g18520, chloroplastic (The sequence of the model RefSeq protein was modified relative to this genomic sequence to represent the inferred CDS: inserted 1 base in 1 codon; substituted 1 base at 1 genomic stop codon) — protein MEVCSFPLKPPKTVTTDRVSSLSFIPNFSLSPKTSKGFQLLVKPARLRRLSVVAAVVDDKTSVPGDCSSGDELSVSEAGGNSENGEGXGGVGSLDDHKMSRICDELIEVFMVDKPTTTDWRRLLASSREWDEIRPHFFKRCQNQADVEDDPGMKHKILRLGRKLEEVDEDVQRHNELLKVVREAPSDISDIVAGRRIDFTEEFFVHLHTVSESYYENLEEPKALIQSSVCGQFHRLSFRKIDNLAEKYQLDSTFRSSHSENPSSPYTVSDLSSPQNPDAKFSETQSLSQSLRPYLLALWLRSCRSLKDVSRVHALILRCISNPVTYVYNNLMCAYLGFGKLILARKVFDGMIVRNVVSWTAIVNGYLNFGLDDEALGLFSEAVDEGIQPNGNMFVCVLNLCCKRLYFELGRQIHGGIVKGGWSNMIVDSAIVKLYAQCGELSSAFHAFDQMTKLDVVCWTTMITACSQQGKGEEAFSLFLQMLSDGFFPNEFTVCGVLKACGEEKQLRFGRQLHGAIMKKIYKSDIYVSTSLVDMYAKYGEIEDSRNVFDGMRNRNTVTWTSIIAGYARKGLSEEAISLFQLMKRRNIHVNNLTIVSILRACGLIRCSLLGREVHAQMIKNSVETNLYLGSTLVWFYCKCGEYSTATKVLQQMPLRDVVSWTAIISGXAHLGHESETIELLKEMMEDGVEPNAFTYSSALKACANLETVMHGQLVHSSAFKRPAIFNVYVGSALIYMYAKCGYVTEASQVFDSMLERNLVSWKAMIVGYAKNGHCQEALKLMYRMQAEGFQLDDYILATVLTTCGDLEWDIDPSFECSLRSR, from the exons ATGGAGGTTTGCTCTTTCCCGCTTAAACCCCCTAAAACAGTCACCACCGACCGCGTCTCTTCTCTGTCCTTCATCCCAAACTTCTCCTTGTCCCCTAAAACCTCCAAAG GTTTTCAGTTACTAGTTAAACCGGCTAGGTTGCGGCGCCTATCAGTTGTTGCAGCTGTTGTTGATGATAAAACTTCAGTGCCAGGTGATTGTTCGAGTGGGGATGAGTTGTCTGTTTCTGAAGCTGGAGGGAATAGTGAAAATGGGGAAGGGTAAGGTGGTGTTGGGTCCTTGGATGACCACAAAATGAGCCGGATATGCGATGAACTGATTGAGGTTTTCATGGTTGATAAGCCCACTACAACTGACTGGAGAAGATTATTAGCTTCAAGTAGGGAATGGGATGAAATCAGGCCTCATTTCTTTAAGCGGTGTCAGAACCAAGCAGATGTTGAGGATGATCCTGGAATGAAGCATAAGATTCTTCGGCTTGGTCGGAAATTGGAAGAGGTAG ACGAAGATGTGCAAAGACACAATGAACTGCTTAAAGTTGTTAGAGAGGCTCCATCTGACATTAGTGATATAGTTGCCGGACGCCGCATAGATTTCACAGAAGAattttttgtccatcttcacACAGTTTCCGAGTCCTATTATGAGAATTTAGAAGAGCCAAAAG CCCTCATCCAATCCAGTGTATGTGGCCAATTCCATCGGCTCAGCTTCAG GAAGATAGACAACTTGGCTGAGAAATATCAACTTGATTCAACATTTCGTTCCTCTCATTCTGAAAATCCATCTTCTCCCTACACTGTTTCAGATTTGAGCTCCCCACAAAACCCAGATGCCAAATTCTCCGAAACACAGTCACTGAGCCAGAGCTTAAGACCTTATTTGCTTGCGCTCTGGCTTCGATCATGTCGAAGTCTAAAGGACGTGAGTAGAGTTCATGCACTTATTTTGAGGTGTATAAGTAATCCTGTTACTTATGTTTACAATAATTTGATGTGTGCGTATCTGGGTTTTGGGAAGCTAATCCTTGCACGCAAGGTGTTCGATGGAATGATTGTGAGAAATGTGGTTTCGTGGACTGCTATTGTTAATGGGTACTTGAATTTTGGGTTGGATGATGAAGCTTTGGGGTTGTTTAGTGAGGCTGTTGATGAGGGGATTCAGCCAAATGGGAATATGTTTGTGTGCGTGTTGAATTTGTGTTGTAAGAGGTTGTATTTCGAGCTTGGGAGGCAAATCCATGGAGGGATTGTGAAAGGTGGGTGGAGTAACATGATTGTTGACAGTGCGATTGTTAAGTTGTACGCGCAATGTGGAGAGTTGTCGAGCGCTTTTCATGCGTTTGATCAGATGACAAAATTGGATGTAGTTTGCTGGACAACTATGATTACTGCTTGTTCACAACAGGGGAAGGGGGAGGAGGCTTTCTCGTTGTTCTTGCAGATGTTAAGTGATGGAttttttccaaatgagtttacgGTGTGTGGTGTGCTCAAGGCTTGTGGTGAAGAGAAGCAGTTGAGGTTTGGAAGGCAGTTGCATGGTGCTATAATGAAGAAGATATACAAAAGCGATATTTATGTATCCACTTCGCTTGTGGATATGTATGCAAAGTATGGGGAGATTGAAGACTCGAGAAACGTGTTTGATGGAATGAGGAACAGGAACACAGTTACATGGACATCTATTATAGCAGGGTATGCAAGGAAGGGTCTCAGCGAGGAAGCCATAAGCCTCTTCCAACTAATGAAGAGGCGAAACATACATGTCAACAACTTGACCATTGTAAGCATCCTCAGAGCATGTGGACTGATAAGGTGTTCCTTGTTGGGTAGGGAAGTTCACGCACAGATGATAAAGAACTCAGTTGAAACAAACTTATATCTAGGAAGTACTCTAGTGTGGTTCTATTGTAAATGTGGGGAGTATTCTACTGCCACAAAGGTTCTCCAACAAATGCCTCTTAGAGATGTTGTCTCTTGGACTGCCATCATTTCCG GGGCACATCTTGGACATGAGTCTGAGACTATTGAGTTATTGAAAGAAATGATGGAGGATGGTGTGGAACCCAATGCATTTACTTATTCATCTGCTCTGAAAGCATGTGCTAACTTGGAAACTGTTATGCACGGGCAATTGGTTCACTCTTCTGCATTTAAAAGGCCGGCCATTTTCAATGTATATGTGGGGAGCGCTTTGATTTACATGTATGCAAAATGTGGCTATGTGACAGAGGCCTCTCAAGTTTTTGACAGCATGCTGGAACGGAATCTGGTCTCGTGGAAGGCTATGATAGTGGGTTATGCAAAGAATGGTCACTGTCAAGAAGCTTTGAAGCTCATGTATCGAATGCAAGCAGAGGGTTTTCAGCTGGATGATTACATCCTTGCTACTGTTCTAACTACATGTGGAGATCTTGAGTGGGATATTGATCCTTCATTTGAGTGTAGCCTGCGGTCCAGGTGA
- the LOC126794118 gene encoding uncharacterized protein LOC126794118, with translation MENVPSSLTAEKLETDTLAIKNEEQGEPSKDLKSPCISGGGPKLDYNHGEDKLVDKTDISGDLYCKDQGDKLDTDQCHRDMGVKSSDSSNSKFNTEVIEMDSERGQMNPADKVDLNAKEQKLDNDQGDKLENDKSRRDMCEKNNDSKDFEFKTQERELSSNKGYKSPADKVESDAKEEDLYNDGKHVESKALEETDKAFGKDKEPEPVYDRTEVSGLEAQTSLSIHSLDHDSETSGVVEKAVALKNFVKVKSVVAVSSFLRRISGYGNEDGPDVAAKNFSDSSKDSEVGVASQSTLEKSLWNPLSFIKMYQDVDGTNKADGANDEPGQPLAMKGRIILYTRLGCQDCKDARLFLYWKKLRYTEINLDVYPSRKQEIEKFSGSSTVPKVFFNEVLIGGMSELKGLDDSGKLDEKIDYLISEAPSFEAPLPPLSGEDDVSNSGAIDELAIIVRKMKEFVVVKDQLYKMHWFTKSFSGSEAVDFLSEDQYLEREEAIEFGRKLASKLFFQHVLEENLFEDGNHLYRFLDDDPVVSQCHNIPKGIIDVKPKPINQIASRLRFIMCAILEAYISEDGKHIDYRSIHGSEEFARYLRTVEELHRVELQDLRREDSLAFFINLYNMMAIHAILVWGHPDGGLERRKLFGDFKYVIGGSAYSLSDIQNGILRGNQRPPYNLMKPFNPKDKRAMMALPYPEPLIHFALVFGTRSGPVLRCYSPGDIDQELMEAARSFLQNGGLIIDFDTKVASATKILKWFSIDFGKNEMEVLKHSSNYLEPSISEALLELLATSQLKVIYQPYDWGLNC, from the exons ATGGAAAATGTCCCAAGTTCTCTGACTGCTGAAAAGTTGGAGACAGATACACTTGCTATTAAGAATGAAGAGCAGGGAGAACCATCAAAGGATTTGAAATCTCCATGTATCAGCGGTGGTGGTCCTAAGTTAGACTATAATCATGGAGAAGATAAATTGGTTGACAAGACGGACATCAGTGGGGATCTGTACTGCAAAGATCAGGGAGACAAATTAGACACTGATCAATGTCACAGAGACATGGGTGTGAAGAGCAGTGACAGCAGTAATTCCAAGTTCAACACTGAAGTAATAGAGATGGACTCGGAAAGGGGACAAATGAACCCTGCTGATAAGGTGGATTTAAATGCTAAAGAACAAAAATTAGACAATGATCAGGGAGACAAGTTAGAGAATGATAAAAGTCGCAGAGACATGTGTGAGAAGAACAATGACAGCAAGGATTTCGAGTTTAAGACTCAAGAAAGAGAGTTGAGCTCAAACAAAGGATATAAGAGCCCTGCTGATAAGGTGGAGTCAGATGCTAAAGAAGAAGATCTATACAATGATGGTAAACATGTGGAATCTAAAGCATTAGAGGAGACAGACAAAGCTTTTGGCAAGGATAAGGAGCCAGAACCGGTCTATGATAGAACAGAGGTCTCAGGGCTGGAAGCTCAGACAAGCTTGTCCATCCATTCTCTGGATCATGATTCAGAGACCTCTGGAGTAGTTGAAAAGGCAGTAGCACTTAAAAATTTTGTTAAGGTTAAGAGTGTAGTCGCAGTCAGCAGTTTCCTTCGCCGCATTTCTGGATACGGTAACGAAGATGGACCGGATGTTGCAGCTAAGAATTTTTCTGATTCCAGTAAGGACAGTGAAGTTGGAGTTGCCTCTCAGAGTACATTGGAAAAATCGTTATGGAATCCCCTTAGCTTTATTAAAATGTACCAAGATGTTGATGGAACAAATAAAGCTGACGGTGCAAATGATGAACCAGGACAACCTTTAGCCATGAAAGGGAGAATAATACTGTACACTAGGTTAGGATGCCAAGACTGCAAAGATGCTAGGTTATTTTTGTATTGGAAGAAGCTCAGATATACTGAGATCAATCTTGATGTGTACCCTAGTAGAAAGCAGGAGATAGAGAAATTTTCTGGGTCTTCTACTGTTCCTAAGGTATTCTTCAATGAAGTCCTTATTGGAGGGATGAGTGAACTAAAGGGGTTGGATGACTCTGGTAAGCTTGATGAGAAGATTGATTATCTGATTAGCGAAGCACCATCATTTGAAGCTCCTTTGCCCCCACTTTCAGGTGAAGATGATGTTTCCAATAGTGGAGCTATTGATGAACTGGCTATTATTGTCCGGAAAATGAAAGAATTTGTTGTTGTGAAGGATCAGTTATACAAAATGCATTGGTTCACAAAGAGTTTTTCAGGTTCAGAAGCAGTGGATTTTTTGTCAGAGGATCAGTATCTAGAAAGGGAGGAG GCTATTGAATTTGGTAGGAAGCTTGCAAGCAAACTCTTCTTTCAACATGTTCTTGA GGAAAATTTGTTTGAGGATGGGAACCACCTGTATCGGTTTTTGGATGATGATCCAGTTGTATCTCAATGTCACAACATCCCGAAGGGTATAATTGATGTGAAGCCTAAGCCCATCAATCAAATTGCATCAAGGTTGCGATTTATTATGTGTGCCATCTTGGAAGCCTATATATCAGAAGATGGAAAACATATTGACTACAGAAGTATCCATGGAAGTGAGGAATTTGCAAG GTATCTGAGAACAGTAGAGGAGCTCCACAGAGTAGAACTGCAGGATCTGCGGAGGGAGGATAGCCTTGCTTTCTTTATAAATCTCTACAATATGATGGCCATCCATGCAATACTGGTCTGGGGTCATCCAGATGGAGGACTAGAACGAAGGAAGTTGTTTGGagacttcaaatatgtaatCGGTGGGTCTGCTTATTCACTTTCAGATATCCAAAATGGTATTTTACGGGGGAACCAGCGACCACCATACAATCTCATGAAGCCATTTAATCCAAAAGATAAACGTGCCATG ATGGCTCTTCCTTATCCAGAGCCTCTTATTCATTTTGCGCTGGTTTTTGGTACTCGATCTGGCCCTGTTCTCCGATGTTATTCTCCAGGGGATATTGACCAAGAATTGATGGAAGCAGCACGTAGCTTCTTACAAAATGGAGGTCTTATTATCGATTTTGATACCAAGGTTGCATCAGCTACTAAGATTCTTAAATG GTTTAGCATAGATTTCGGTAAGAATGAGATGGAGGTACTGAAACACTCATCAAACTACTTGGAACCATCTAtttcagaagccttactggAGTTGCTTGCAACCTCTCAGCTGAAGGTGATATATCAGCCTTATGATTGGGGTTTGAACTGTTAA